The following proteins are co-located in the Pseudoalteromonas sp. N1230-9 genome:
- a CDS encoding alpha/beta hydrolase — protein MPNILFILMFCIFGTSFTAWAEPYTLPRTDTVLLKDKHTENEYPITIKLPRSYQKQSQKRYPVVYLLDANYSLPIASGASRFMMNSGSIEEVILVAVGYQKGISGLNSRIHDYTPFVDKTWKRATGGAKQHLNYLKHTVIPYINTHYRTGTQKTLVGNSLGGLFAAYTLFTEPTLFSSYIIGSPSVWFKENSILAMAVKPATNTTKVYIAVGELEESEGEKMVFGTKQLVDKINKQSGEHVMTNLFVIPHAHHATAFPTTASQGLDWLYKK, from the coding sequence ATGCCTAATATACTTTTTATTTTGATGTTCTGTATTTTTGGGACAAGCTTTACCGCTTGGGCTGAACCCTATACTCTGCCGCGCACTGATACAGTTTTGCTAAAAGATAAACATACAGAAAACGAATACCCCATTACTATCAAACTGCCACGTAGCTATCAAAAACAAAGCCAGAAACGTTACCCTGTGGTTTATCTGTTAGACGCCAATTACAGTTTGCCCATAGCCTCAGGTGCTAGCCGTTTTATGATGAATTCAGGCTCCATTGAGGAAGTAATTCTTGTTGCCGTTGGTTATCAAAAGGGCATATCAGGGCTAAATAGCCGAATTCATGATTACACACCGTTTGTTGATAAGACATGGAAACGTGCTACAGGGGGCGCAAAGCAACATTTAAATTACTTAAAACACACTGTTATTCCTTATATTAACACCCATTATCGAACTGGCACGCAAAAGACACTTGTCGGTAATTCATTAGGGGGCCTGTTTGCTGCTTATACCTTATTTACCGAGCCGACGCTTTTTTCAAGCTATATTATTGGCAGTCCATCAGTGTGGTTTAAAGAAAACTCAATATTAGCTATGGCTGTAAAACCAGCTACCAACACTACAAAAGTTTACATCGCAGTGGGTGAGCTTGAAGAGAGTGAAGGTGAAAAAATGGTTTTTGGTACTAAACAATTAGTAGATAAAATTAATAAGCAAAGTGGCGAACACGTGATGACAAATTTATTTGTTATTCCACATGCCCACCACGCAACGGCTTTCCCTACAACGGCCAGTCAAGGTTTAGATTGGCTATATAAAAAGTGA
- a CDS encoding alpha/beta hydrolase: MRRFLLLLVICGCQVQANTIYDELPSSFNSNEHYVFYSHGYIVEGEHTRPRHPKYGIYDFPAIKKALADPAYNLIAYHRKKGTAPFLFAKKLAADVDILLKAGVPESHISLVGFSRGGALSVLAANELKRTNINLIILAGCAGLIKKHPSVRAFGKVYSIFERSDQVGSCQFLIDRSEVTKFEEISINTGLSHGAFYEPKDEWVLPIKKWLKD, from the coding sequence ATGCGCCGTTTTTTATTACTACTCGTTATTTGCGGATGCCAAGTCCAAGCAAATACTATTTATGATGAGCTTCCTAGTAGCTTCAATAGCAATGAGCATTATGTTTTTTATTCTCATGGTTACATCGTCGAAGGTGAGCACACTCGTCCACGTCATCCAAAATATGGCATTTATGATTTTCCTGCAATTAAAAAAGCACTAGCAGATCCAGCCTATAACTTAATTGCATACCACCGAAAAAAAGGCACAGCCCCATTTTTATTTGCTAAAAAGTTAGCTGCTGATGTCGACATTTTATTAAAGGCAGGTGTTCCTGAGTCGCATATTAGTCTGGTCGGTTTTTCACGAGGTGGGGCATTATCGGTACTGGCAGCCAATGAACTTAAACGCACAAATATCAACTTAATAATATTAGCAGGGTGTGCAGGTTTAATTAAAAAGCATCCATCAGTTAGGGCATTCGGTAAGGTTTACTCAATCTTTGAACGTTCAGATCAGGTTGGCTCTTGCCAATTTTTAATTGATAGGAGTGAAGTTACTAAGTTCGAAGAAATAAGCATTAATACAGGACTCTCTCATGGCGCATTTTATGAGCCAAAAGATGAGTGGGTGTTACCCATTAAGAAATGGCTAAAGGATTAA